In Pseudoalteromonas sp. MM1, a single window of DNA contains:
- a CDS encoding YceI family protein encodes MFKALAVVGLSLSSLVLSNAAHADWQLVNDKSQLSFVSIKKDSIAEAHHFTNLEGTLSDSGAFSVNIDLTSAETLIPIRNERLTQFVFEAAKFPHAVLTADLKKQLSNIKKPGQHVLKAVDAELDFHGNKKPLKINVLVSSAENGDLSVSSFTPVIVNSQDFGVTEGVKKLQQLAGLPAVATAVPVTFALTLKKQ; translated from the coding sequence ATGTTTAAAGCGTTAGCCGTTGTAGGTTTATCGTTATCTAGTCTTGTTTTGTCTAATGCCGCTCATGCTGATTGGCAGCTCGTTAATGATAAAAGCCAATTAAGTTTTGTTTCTATAAAAAAAGACTCCATTGCTGAGGCGCATCATTTTACTAACCTAGAAGGAACACTTTCAGACAGCGGTGCTTTTAGTGTAAATATAGACTTAACCTCTGCAGAAACACTGATCCCTATTCGCAATGAACGTTTAACTCAATTTGTATTTGAAGCGGCAAAATTCCCTCATGCAGTTTTAACCGCGGATTTAAAAAAGCAATTAAGTAATATTAAAAAGCCGGGCCAGCATGTATTAAAAGCGGTTGATGCAGAGCTTGATTTTCATGGTAATAAAAAACCATTAAAAATAAATGTACTTGTTAGCAGTGCAGAAAATGGTGATCTAAGCGTATCGTCGTTTACACCCGTAATTGTAAATAGCCAAGACTTTGGTGTGACCGAAGGCGTTAAAAAGCTACAGCAATTAGCAGGTTTGCCAGCAGTTGCTACAGCTGTACCGGTTACCTTTGCGCTGACACTAAAAAAACAGTGA
- the hemN gene encoding oxygen-independent coproporphyrinogen III oxidase yields MIKLPKWDQTLINKYNVSGPRYTSYPTALSLSEGYQQQDLVSAIKSSSSRSLSLYIHIPFCSELCYYCGCNKVITRHQSKADVYLDYLAKEMAAHATLFKHYTVEQLHLGGGTPTFLTVKQMTRLINLLEQHFHFTRNTERGIEIDPRSLAEDMLIHLRVLGFNRVSFGIQDFNDEVQQAVNRTQQVETVKALITQARELGFKSINADMIYGLPKQTPQSFEKTIAQLIALSPDRVSVFNYAHLPERFAAQRKIKEADLPSAHDKLTMFKNTLAQMTSAGYQFIGMDHFAKADNELAVAQNKGQLHRNFQGYTTHGNCDLLGLGVSSISQIGTAILQNQKVLKHYYHTIETQAGSAIHKGMHLTHDDIIRAEAIKSLICQFELDTQTFAKKHSIHFDEYFTDALLALKPLIDDDMVHINNKVIRVTPRGNLFIRIICMCFDAHLQKQISKTRFSRVI; encoded by the coding sequence ATGATAAAGCTTCCAAAATGGGATCAAACTCTTATAAATAAGTATAACGTGTCAGGGCCGCGTTATACCTCCTATCCTACCGCGTTATCTTTAAGCGAGGGGTATCAGCAGCAAGACCTAGTTAGCGCTATAAAATCATCATCGAGTCGCTCACTCTCTTTGTATATTCATATCCCATTTTGCAGTGAGCTTTGCTATTACTGCGGATGTAACAAGGTGATTACGCGCCATCAGTCTAAAGCCGATGTGTACTTAGATTATTTAGCAAAAGAAATGGCAGCGCACGCCACTTTATTTAAACACTACACGGTAGAGCAATTGCATTTAGGCGGCGGTACACCAACCTTTTTAACTGTAAAGCAAATGACGCGCCTAATTAATTTGCTAGAGCAACACTTTCATTTTACCCGCAACACTGAACGAGGCATTGAAATAGACCCACGTTCCCTTGCTGAAGATATGCTTATACACTTACGAGTTTTAGGCTTTAATCGTGTTTCGTTTGGTATTCAAGATTTTAACGATGAGGTACAGCAAGCTGTTAACCGTACACAACAAGTAGAGACCGTTAAAGCACTCATTACACAAGCCCGCGAGCTGGGCTTTAAGTCTATAAATGCAGACATGATTTATGGCCTACCAAAGCAAACTCCCCAAAGCTTTGAAAAAACAATAGCGCAATTAATTGCCTTAAGCCCAGACAGAGTCTCTGTATTTAATTACGCGCATTTACCAGAGCGCTTTGCAGCACAACGTAAAATAAAAGAGGCTGATTTACCCAGTGCCCACGACAAGCTAACCATGTTTAAAAACACCTTGGCGCAAATGACATCAGCAGGTTATCAGTTTATAGGTATGGATCATTTTGCAAAAGCCGACAACGAACTTGCCGTTGCGCAAAACAAAGGGCAGCTACATCGCAATTTTCAGGGCTATACCACCCACGGTAATTGCGATTTATTGGGTTTGGGGGTTTCGTCTATTTCACAAATTGGCACGGCCATTTTACAAAATCAAAAAGTGCTTAAGCATTACTATCATACAATTGAAACGCAAGCTGGGAGCGCTATACATAAAGGCATGCATTTAACGCATGATGATATAATACGTGCAGAGGCTATTAAATCGCTTATCTGCCAGTTTGAATTAGACACACAAACTTTTGCGAAAAAGCACTCTATACATTTTGATGAGTATTTTACAGACGCGCTGTTGGCACTAAAACCTTTAATAGACGATGACATGGTACATATAAACAATAAGGTAATACGCGTAACACCTCGCGGAAACCTGTTTATTCGTATTATATGTATGTGCTTTGATGCTCACTTACAAAAGCAAATAAGTAAAACCCGTTTCTCACGGGTGATTTAA
- a CDS encoding DUF721 domain-containing protein codes for MAKDRYAPKPLTDIMAGLNNRLSAYAGKSQALDKQQVLLKEFLGPKLAEKCRVSNYRDGTLMIEVVSAAIALKLNYLKMDMQSHFRAAGMAELGQIKIVANPQATARLSPATDKTGTKGKAPGNSRKMSQQTSDYLNAIAASAPPSLKEKLERLALHGKK; via the coding sequence ATGGCTAAAGATAGATACGCACCAAAACCCCTAACTGACATTATGGCAGGCCTAAATAATCGGTTATCGGCCTACGCAGGTAAAAGCCAAGCACTTGATAAGCAACAGGTGTTGCTCAAAGAATTTTTAGGTCCTAAGCTTGCTGAAAAATGCCGTGTGAGTAATTATCGCGATGGCACGCTAATGATAGAAGTTGTATCGGCGGCAATTGCCCTTAAACTTAATTATTTAAAAATGGATATGCAGTCGCATTTTAGAGCGGCGGGCATGGCTGAGCTCGGACAAATTAAAATTGTTGCCAACCCTCAAGCAACAGCGCGCTTAAGCCCAGCAACAGATAAAACAGGCACCAAAGGTAAAGCACCCGGCAACTCAAGAAAAATGAGTCAGCAAACTTCAGATTACCTTAATGCAATTGCCGCATCAGCGCCTCCTTCGCTGAAAGAAAAGCTAGAGCGCCTTGCACTTCATGGCAAAAAATAG
- the yihA gene encoding ribosome biogenesis GTP-binding protein YihA/YsxC, whose product MLKSRIKYNTASFVTSAPDITKLPADTGIEVAFAGRSNAGKSSALNALTDQKLARTSKTPGRTQLINTFELGEVDDMRLIDLPGYGFAKVPIEMKKKWQKSLGEYLQKRQSLKGIVVLMDIRHPLKDLDKDLINWAIGSEIPVLALLTKADKLKQGARKAQVLQVRRELSELDGDITVHAFSSLKGTGLPEVAKKLDEWYLGPIVAVAPQPSDEDNSNA is encoded by the coding sequence GTGCTCAAATCTCGTATCAAATATAATACTGCGTCTTTTGTAACAAGCGCGCCAGACATCACTAAATTACCTGCTGATACGGGAATTGAAGTCGCGTTTGCAGGTCGTTCTAATGCCGGTAAGTCGAGTGCTCTTAATGCACTGACAGATCAAAAACTTGCACGTACCAGTAAAACGCCTGGTCGTACGCAGTTAATCAACACTTTTGAATTAGGTGAAGTGGATGATATGCGTTTAATTGACTTACCTGGTTATGGCTTTGCTAAAGTACCTATTGAAATGAAAAAGAAGTGGCAAAAGTCACTGGGTGAATACCTACAAAAACGTCAGAGTTTAAAAGGCATTGTGGTATTAATGGATATTCGCCACCCGCTAAAAGATTTAGATAAAGATTTAATTAATTGGGCTATTGGCAGTGAAATCCCTGTATTGGCGCTTTTAACTAAAGCGGATAAGCTCAAACAAGGGGCGCGTAAAGCACAAGTACTACAAGTACGTCGCGAATTAAGTGAACTAGACGGTGATATCACTGTTCATGCATTTTCATCACTTAAAGGGACAGGTTTACCAGAAGTCGCTAAAAAGCTAGATGAGTGGTACTTAGGGCCAATCGTGGCTGTTGCACCACAGCCAAGTGATGAAGATAACTCAAACGCTTAA
- a CDS encoding DUF2489 domain-containing protein translates to MSTAVIVALFVGAVIIAGLAFYAGQLLYKLNAQKKLIAQKQAEQQQKLKQSRLKRNAKLADSIHLIARAMAEKQCEYSEGCLRIWVLMSQYAFEDERDLTLAYPGIYKMYNVVKEMPTHDARKKYSKKEIFKQDTARWRAEENFSDEIKADCDKIIVEFKAAPGSENIVFN, encoded by the coding sequence ATGAGTACCGCAGTGATTGTAGCCTTGTTTGTAGGTGCTGTTATTATTGCTGGCTTAGCATTTTATGCAGGTCAGTTACTCTATAAGCTTAACGCGCAAAAAAAGTTAATTGCGCAAAAGCAAGCAGAGCAACAGCAAAAGCTTAAGCAGTCGCGCTTAAAGCGAAACGCTAAACTTGCAGATAGCATTCATTTAATTGCTCGTGCAATGGCTGAAAAGCAATGCGAGTACTCTGAAGGCTGTTTACGGATTTGGGTTTTAATGTCTCAGTACGCTTTTGAAGATGAGCGAGATTTAACGCTAGCGTACCCAGGTATTTATAAAATGTATAACGTTGTTAAAGAAATGCCGACTCACGATGCACGCAAAAAATACTCTAAAAAAGAGATTTTTAAGCAAGATACAGCACGTTGGCGAGCTGAAGAAAACTTTAGTGATGAGATTAAAGCCGATTGCGACAAAATCATTGTCGAGTTTAAAGCTGCGCCAGGCAGCGAAAACATTGTGTTTAATTAA
- the yihI gene encoding Der GTPase-activating protein YihI gives MSRKKKSRKIPSNGPVRLSQDKLKEMRALKEQRVKKPKGAKPGSRNAPELLDSDIKKVSSAPKDKRVGSKKAVPLVASAPQPQVEMKRNLKPTVELKKVTEPELTPEQELEALENDERLLKLVERHEQGEMLTGKDAKYFNSRIARHQVLCKLLGIEDEDEFEDDFEDNVESDGNSDFDKYLSDDLANEWLDDDDK, from the coding sequence ATGAGTAGAAAGAAAAAATCACGCAAAATTCCTTCAAACGGCCCTGTTCGTTTAAGCCAAGATAAGCTTAAAGAAATGCGTGCGTTAAAAGAGCAACGTGTTAAAAAGCCAAAGGGCGCTAAGCCTGGCTCTCGAAATGCACCTGAGCTATTAGATAGCGACATTAAAAAAGTAAGTTCAGCACCGAAAGATAAACGTGTGGGCAGTAAAAAAGCGGTGCCTTTAGTGGCTAGTGCACCACAGCCGCAAGTAGAAATGAAGCGTAACTTAAAGCCAACAGTTGAGCTTAAAAAGGTGACAGAGCCAGAGCTTACGCCAGAGCAAGAGCTTGAAGCGCTTGAAAACGATGAGCGTTTACTTAAGCTCGTTGAGCGCCATGAACAAGGTGAAATGCTGACGGGTAAAGATGCAAAGTACTTTAATAGCCGTATTGCACGCCACCAAGTGCTATGTAAGTTACTAGGTATCGAAGATGAAGACGAGTTTGAAGATGATTTTGAAGACAACGTCGAAAGCGACGGTAACTCAGATTTCGATAAATACCTTTCAGATGATTTAGCCAATGAGTGGCTTGATGATGACGATAAATAG
- a CDS encoding DUF1285 domain-containing protein has translation MISLTALSKQLSEPSKPFDSWQPTQCGELPIIINEQGLWFYDGSEITRPAMVKLFASVLCKEGKQFYLKTPIEKIAIEVQDAPFVIVSWHIENTEQGQVMCCVDNLARQWLVSAEQPIYIQNYKTAAVPYLQLPYGCCARVSRSVFYQWAEIADADERGYFIKSAGEKFYLS, from the coding sequence GTGATCTCATTAACGGCGCTTAGTAAGCAATTAAGCGAGCCTAGCAAACCGTTTGATAGTTGGCAGCCTACCCAATGTGGTGAACTGCCAATTATTATAAACGAACAAGGGCTGTGGTTTTATGATGGCAGCGAAATTACTCGCCCGGCTATGGTAAAACTATTTGCCAGCGTTTTATGCAAAGAAGGTAAGCAGTTTTACTTAAAAACACCCATCGAAAAAATAGCGATAGAAGTACAAGATGCGCCTTTCGTTATCGTAAGCTGGCATATAGAGAACACAGAGCAGGGGCAGGTGATGTGTTGTGTAGATAATTTAGCACGGCAATGGTTAGTCAGTGCTGAGCAGCCTATATATATACAAAACTATAAAACTGCAGCCGTGCCTTATTTGCAGTTGCCTTATGGGTGTTGCGCGCGGGTATCACGAAGTGTGTTTTATCAGTGGGCAGAAATAGCCGACGCTGATGAGCGTGGCTATTTTATAAAATCTGCAGGTGAAAAGTTTTATCTCTCGTAG
- the elbB gene encoding isoprenoid biosynthesis glyoxalase ElbB, whose protein sequence is MKKIAVILAGCGVYDGSEINEAVLTLLHIAKNGAAYQCFAPDIEQLHTINHLTGEEMPSNRNVLTEAARIARGDIKSLSELKASEFDALIIPGGFGAAKNLCDFAVKGADAQINDLVLEACKQFANAQKAAGYMCIAPALIPFIYPHATLTIGNDEQTASALTQLGSTHAACAVDDIVVDEDNKLVTTPAYMLAQSILDADVGIEKLVKNVLALA, encoded by the coding sequence ATGAAAAAGATAGCTGTAATATTAGCCGGCTGTGGTGTGTACGATGGCAGTGAAATAAACGAAGCAGTATTAACATTGCTGCACATTGCTAAAAACGGTGCCGCATATCAATGTTTTGCTCCTGATATAGAACAACTTCACACTATTAATCACCTCACTGGTGAAGAAATGCCAAGCAACCGTAATGTACTCACTGAGGCAGCACGTATTGCCCGTGGTGATATAAAATCATTAAGCGAATTAAAGGCATCTGAATTTGATGCGTTAATTATACCTGGCGGATTTGGCGCCGCTAAAAACTTATGTGACTTTGCTGTTAAAGGTGCTGATGCGCAAATAAACGACCTAGTATTAGAGGCCTGTAAACAATTTGCCAATGCCCAAAAAGCGGCTGGCTACATGTGTATTGCACCGGCGTTAATTCCGTTTATATACCCCCATGCTACTTTAACCATAGGTAATGATGAACAAACCGCGAGCGCTTTAACCCAGCTAGGCTCTACTCATGCAGCCTGTGCTGTTGATGACATTGTGGTTGATGAGGACAATAAACTCGTTACTACCCCTGCCTATATGCTGGCGCAGTCTATTTTAGATGCCGATGTGGGGATCGAAAAACTGGTTAAAAACGTACTAGCATTAGCTTAA
- the yjgA gene encoding ribosome biogenesis factor YjgA: protein MAKKKGKPAEIEEEIIYVSKSELKRDAQEFHQLGSEIAKMGKKQRERLPLNDDLKEAMVVADKISNKSDAYRRHLNYIAKTLRTVENVEEIKAIIDVMLNKNNQAEVLIKKIEQLRTDLIEQGDDLINETIEQYPTLERQKMRQLVRNAAKEVKAEKPGKGYKELFQYLKDAHNITY from the coding sequence ATGGCGAAGAAAAAAGGCAAGCCTGCTGAAATTGAAGAAGAAATTATTTACGTATCAAAAAGTGAACTAAAGCGTGACGCGCAAGAGTTTCACCAGTTAGGTTCTGAAATTGCTAAAATGGGGAAAAAGCAACGCGAACGCTTACCACTCAATGACGATTTAAAAGAAGCCATGGTGGTTGCTGATAAAATTAGCAATAAAAGCGATGCGTACCGTCGTCATTTAAATTACATTGCTAAAACGCTGCGCACAGTAGAAAACGTTGAAGAAATTAAAGCAATTATTGATGTAATGCTTAATAAAAATAACCAAGCTGAGGTTTTAATTAAAAAAATTGAGCAATTACGTACTGACTTAATTGAACAAGGCGACGATTTAATCAACGAAACTATTGAGCAATACCCGACCCTTGAGCGCCAAAAAATGCGCCAATTAGTTCGCAACGCCGCCAAAGAGGTTAAAGCCGAAAAGCCAGGCAAGGGCTATAAAGAATTGTTTCAATACCTAAAAGATGCCCACAACATAACGTATTAA
- the polA gene encoding DNA polymerase I codes for MAQIPENPLILVDGSSYLFRAYHSPPHLTNSKGEATGAIYGVVNMLKSLIKQYDPSHMVVVFDAKGKTFRNDMYSEYKANRPPMPDDLRTQIAPLHSIIKAMGFPLISIEGVEADDVIGTFSRIATEQKRHVLVSTGDKDMAQLVNEHVTLINTMTDSISDPQTVVEKFGVGPELIIDYLALMGDKVDNIPGVEGCGPKTAVKWLQKYGSLQGVIDNAGDIKGKIGEKLANALDHLPLSYELATIKCDVEVESDLDTFKLQEPNKDELITLYGECEFRRWLAELLDNPKDAEKAVPTQANELPQVEDAHYETILSESQFDALIEQLNNAELFAFDTETTSLDYMQAQLVGMSFAVKAGEAAYLPIAHDYPGAPEQLSLEYVMQKLGPILADANKAKVGQNLKYDKSVLANAGYELNGIKFDTMLESYVFNSVGTRHDMDSLALKYLGHKNISFEDIAGKGKKQLTFNQIELEQAAPYAAEDADITLRLHQVLWPKLEADEKLKSVFETIEMPLVNVISDIERTGVAIDSNMLAAHSQRLGERLLELEKEAFEIAGEPFNLSSPKQLQVLLFEKLELPVIKKTPKGAPSTAEEVLQELAHDYPLPKVIIEHRGLSKLKSTYTDKLPLMVNEKTQRVHTSYHQAVTATGRLSSTDPNLQNIPIRSEEGRRIREAFVAAPGYKIVAADYSQIELRIMAHLSQDKGLLNAFANGLDVHSATAAEVFGVELDEVTTDMRRKAKAVNFGLIYGMSAFGLARQLDVPRHEAQHYIDKYFERFPGVLEYMETTREKAAENGYVETIFGRRLHLPEINARNGARRKGAERAAINAPMQGTAADIIKKAMLSVHSWVNEQAPNTIKLLMQVHDELVFEIKTDCAQAYTKQICELMSQAASLDVPLIVEADEGENWEQAH; via the coding sequence ATGGCTCAGATCCCCGAAAACCCGCTAATTTTAGTTGATGGCTCATCATATTTATTTCGCGCTTACCATTCTCCACCGCACCTAACCAATTCTAAAGGTGAAGCAACAGGTGCTATTTATGGCGTGGTAAACATGCTTAAAAGTTTGATCAAACAATATGATCCGAGCCACATGGTGGTGGTGTTTGATGCCAAAGGCAAAACGTTCAGAAACGACATGTATAGCGAGTATAAAGCTAATCGTCCGCCAATGCCTGACGATTTACGAACGCAAATAGCGCCATTACACAGCATTATTAAAGCAATGGGCTTTCCGCTAATTAGTATTGAAGGTGTTGAAGCCGATGATGTTATTGGTACGTTTTCGCGTATAGCGACTGAGCAAAAGCGCCATGTATTGGTTTCTACAGGCGATAAAGACATGGCTCAGCTAGTTAACGAGCATGTGACGCTAATAAACACCATGACCGACAGCATTTCAGATCCTCAAACTGTTGTTGAAAAATTTGGTGTGGGTCCTGAGCTAATTATCGACTATTTAGCGTTAATGGGTGATAAGGTTGATAACATCCCAGGTGTTGAAGGGTGTGGACCTAAAACAGCTGTTAAATGGCTGCAAAAATATGGATCGCTCCAAGGTGTCATTGATAATGCCGGCGACATTAAAGGCAAGATTGGTGAAAAGCTAGCAAATGCTCTTGATCACCTACCACTTAGTTATGAGCTTGCCACCATTAAATGTGATGTTGAGGTAGAGTCAGACCTAGATACCTTTAAATTACAAGAGCCAAATAAAGATGAGCTGATTACACTGTATGGTGAGTGTGAGTTCCGCCGCTGGTTAGCTGAGCTACTTGATAATCCAAAAGATGCAGAAAAAGCAGTGCCTACACAAGCAAATGAGCTGCCACAAGTAGAAGACGCTCATTATGAAACTATTTTAAGCGAGTCACAGTTTGATGCGCTTATAGAGCAGTTAAATAACGCTGAGTTATTTGCCTTTGATACCGAAACAACCAGCCTTGATTACATGCAAGCGCAGTTAGTAGGTATGAGCTTTGCTGTAAAAGCAGGCGAAGCAGCTTACTTACCTATTGCACACGACTACCCGGGTGCACCAGAGCAATTAAGCCTTGAATATGTAATGCAAAAGCTTGGGCCAATCCTCGCCGATGCTAACAAAGCTAAAGTAGGGCAAAACCTAAAGTACGATAAGAGCGTACTGGCTAATGCAGGCTATGAGCTCAATGGCATTAAGTTTGATACTATGCTTGAGTCGTACGTATTTAATAGCGTGGGCACTCGCCATGACATGGATTCATTAGCACTTAAGTACTTAGGCCATAAAAACATTAGCTTTGAAGATATTGCCGGCAAAGGGAAAAAGCAGCTTACCTTTAATCAAATTGAGCTTGAGCAAGCTGCGCCTTATGCCGCAGAAGATGCCGATATTACACTGCGTTTACACCAAGTACTTTGGCCAAAATTAGAAGCTGATGAGAAATTAAAGTCAGTATTTGAAACCATAGAAATGCCATTAGTGAATGTTATTTCTGATATTGAACGTACCGGCGTAGCAATTGATAGCAACATGCTGGCGGCGCACAGCCAGCGTTTAGGCGAGCGCTTACTTGAACTTGAAAAAGAAGCGTTTGAGATAGCGGGCGAACCATTTAACCTAAGTTCGCCAAAACAGCTGCAAGTACTTTTATTTGAAAAACTTGAGCTGCCAGTCATTAAAAAAACACCTAAAGGTGCGCCTTCAACGGCTGAAGAAGTATTACAAGAACTTGCCCATGACTATCCATTGCCTAAGGTGATTATTGAGCACCGTGGCTTGTCTAAGCTTAAATCAACCTATACCGATAAATTACCATTGATGGTTAATGAGAAAACACAGCGCGTGCATACTTCTTATCATCAGGCTGTTACGGCTACAGGTCGTTTGAGTTCTACCGATCCTAATTTACAAAATATTCCTATTCGCTCAGAAGAAGGGCGCCGTATACGTGAGGCATTTGTAGCGGCACCAGGTTATAAAATTGTGGCGGCCGATTATAGCCAAATTGAGTTGCGTATTATGGCGCACTTATCGCAAGACAAAGGACTACTAAATGCCTTTGCAAACGGTTTAGATGTTCACAGTGCCACCGCTGCTGAAGTATTTGGTGTTGAGCTTGATGAGGTAACCACAGATATGCGCCGTAAAGCGAAAGCAGTAAACTTTGGTTTAATTTATGGGATGTCAGCCTTTGGTTTAGCGCGTCAACTTGATGTGCCACGCCACGAAGCGCAGCACTACATAGATAAATACTTTGAGCGTTTCCCTGGGGTACTTGAGTACATGGAAACAACGCGTGAGAAAGCGGCTGAAAACGGGTACGTAGAAACTATTTTTGGCCGTCGTTTACACTTACCAGAAATTAATGCACGTAATGGAGCTCGTCGTAAAGGCGCCGAACGTGCAGCAATCAATGCACCAATGCAAGGCACAGCTGCTGATATTATTAAAAAAGCAATGCTGAGCGTGCATAGCTGGGTTAATGAGCAAGCCCCTAATACCATTAAATTACTTATGCAAGTACACGATGAGTTGGTTTTTGAGATTAAAACTGATTGTGCTCAAGCATATACAAAGCAAATTTGTGAGTTAATGTCGCAAGCGGCTAGCTTAGATGTCCCTTTGATTGTAGAAGCTGACGAAGGTGAAAACTGGGAACAAGCCCATTAA
- the pmbA gene encoding metalloprotease PmbA: MKSQQHDPIYSQISQVKDAVAEVLEHAKKLGATAAEAAMSSTSGLSVSTRMGEVETIEFNQDGGLGISVYVGNNKGSASTADLNPKTLRTVVEKAIDIAKFTSDDPFNGIADKELLEFAPKDLDLYHPWDVSPEQGIELCHTAEQAALNADERIVNSDGASFSSHQGLRVYGNSHGLIAGFPRTRHSISTMVIGKEGEHMQRDSAYTVARDQAGLNDAAAVGLEAATETLAKLNSQKLGTMKVPVIFRADIANSLFGHLVSAIGGGALYRKSSFLLDSLGTQVFSKSVNIAERPHILKGLASSPFDSEGVKTIDREIIQGGELQTYLLASYAARKLNMAPTGHAGGIHNWLVEQTHNDLTALLKTMGTGLLVTELMGQGVNTVTGDYSRGAAGFWVENGEIQYPVSEITIAGNLKDMFKGISAIGGDIERRGGIQTGSVLIEQMQIAGA, from the coding sequence ATGAAAAGCCAACAACACGATCCAATTTATTCTCAAATATCTCAAGTAAAAGATGCCGTAGCAGAAGTGCTCGAGCATGCTAAAAAATTGGGTGCTACTGCTGCAGAAGCCGCTATGTCGAGCACATCTGGTTTATCGGTAAGTACACGCATGGGTGAAGTAGAAACCATAGAATTTAACCAAGATGGCGGCTTAGGTATCAGTGTGTATGTCGGCAACAATAAAGGCTCGGCGTCTACTGCTGATCTCAACCCAAAAACACTACGCACTGTAGTCGAAAAAGCCATTGATATTGCCAAATTTACCTCAGATGACCCTTTTAATGGCATTGCCGATAAAGAATTACTTGAGTTTGCACCTAAAGATCTCGATTTGTACCACCCGTGGGATGTAAGCCCAGAGCAAGGTATTGAGCTATGCCATACCGCCGAGCAAGCAGCCTTAAATGCTGATGAGCGTATTGTAAATTCAGATGGTGCAAGTTTTTCATCGCACCAAGGTTTACGTGTGTACGGTAATAGCCATGGTTTAATTGCTGGTTTTCCACGTACGCGCCATAGCATTAGTACTATGGTAATAGGTAAAGAAGGCGAGCACATGCAGCGCGACTCTGCGTACACTGTTGCCCGTGATCAAGCTGGTTTAAACGATGCCGCAGCAGTTGGCCTAGAAGCCGCCACAGAAACGCTGGCTAAATTAAACAGCCAAAAGCTGGGCACTATGAAAGTTCCTGTTATTTTTAGAGCTGATATTGCCAACTCATTGTTTGGCCATTTAGTGTCGGCTATTGGTGGTGGTGCGCTTTATCGTAAATCGAGCTTTTTACTCGACAGCTTAGGCACTCAAGTATTTAGTAAGAGCGTAAATATTGCTGAGCGTCCTCATATATTGAAAGGGTTAGCATCGTCACCTTTTGATAGCGAAGGGGTAAAAACCATTGACCGTGAAATAATTCAAGGCGGTGAGCTGCAAACGTATTTATTAGCAAGTTATGCAGCGCGTAAATTAAATATGGCGCCAACAGGCCATGCGGGCGGTATTCATAACTGGTTAGTAGAGCAAACGCACAACGATTTAACCGCACTATTAAAAACCATGGGGACAGGCTTGTTGGTCACTGAGCTAATGGGGCAAGGCGTCAACACCGTTACCGGTGACTACTCGCGTGGAGCGGCTGGCTTTTGGGTAGAAAACGGTGAAATTCAGTACCCTGTTAGTGAAATTACTATTGCCGGAAATTTAAAAGACATGTTTAAAGGCATTAGTGCAATTGGTGGTGATATTGAGCGCAGAGGCGGTATTCAAACGGGTTCAGTACTTATAGAGCAAATGCAGATTGCGGGCGCCTAG
- a CDS encoding cytochrome c: MKKIALSLTILLGALSASNATAFDGDVNAGKEKSATCAACHGPDGNAPVNIYPKLAGQHPDYILKQLKDLKLGMTSGGKEGRMDPVMSAMAMPLSEQDMKDLSAYFSSLNMTEGTTPKDVVEVGQMLYKAGDAERGIPACAACHGPRGNGSSLAKFPKISFQHPEYIKAQLEKFRDGTRKNDHNGMMQDIAKKLTDKDIEVLSQYLGGLH, encoded by the coding sequence ATGAAAAAAATAGCACTATCTTTAACAATATTGCTTGGTGCGTTGTCAGCAAGCAACGCAACAGCATTTGATGGCGATGTAAACGCAGGTAAAGAAAAATCAGCAACGTGTGCGGCTTGTCACGGCCCAGACGGTAATGCACCGGTTAATATTTACCCTAAACTTGCAGGCCAGCACCCAGATTACATCCTTAAACAGCTTAAGGATTTAAAATTAGGTATGACTTCAGGCGGTAAAGAAGGCCGCATGGATCCTGTGATGAGCGCTATGGCAATGCCACTTAGCGAGCAAGACATGAAAGACCTATCTGCTTATTTTTCTTCATTGAATATGACTGAAGGTACCACCCCTAAAGACGTGGTTGAAGTTGGCCAAATGCTTTACAAAGCAGGTGATGCTGAACGTGGTATTCCAGCTTGTGCGGCGTGTCATGGTCCGCGAGGCAACGGTTCGTCACTTGCTAAGTTTCCTAAAATTTCTTTCCAGCACCCAGAGTACATTAAAGCTCAGCTAGAGAAATTCCGTGATGGTACCCGTAAAAACGATCATAACGGTATGATGCAAGATATAGCGAAAAAGCTAACTGATAAAGATATTGAAGTGCTTTCTCAGTACTTAGGTGGCTTACACTAA